The genome window AAGGTGCTAAAGCTGTTTTTGAGGACGAAACCTATTTTGTCGGCAATAAGACTTTAATAGAGGAAAATGAAATCACAATTGAAAACAAACTATTAAAAAAAGCAGAACAATGGAGCAATGAAGCTAAAACCGTCATTTGGTTTTCCAACAGTAAAAAAGCATTAGCCATATATGCCATTGCAGATCAAATAAAGCCCAATTCAAAAACCGCAATTGCCGAACTGCAAAAAAATGGTATTGAAGTATATATGCTGACAGGCGACAATGAAACCACCGCACGAGCAATAGCCAAAAATGTTGGCATCAATCATTACAAAGCCGGAGTATTGCCAGAACAAAAAGCGGTATACGTTAAAGAACTCCAAGCCAATGGTAAAGTCGTGGCAATGGCTGGCGACGGCATTAATGACAGTACGGCATTGGCACAGGCAGATGTAAGTATTGCGATGGGAAAAGGCAGCGATATTGCAATAGATGTTGCAAAAATGACTATCATTTCATCAGATCTTAAAAAAATACCCGAGGCTATTAGATTATCAAAAGCAACTGTGGCAGCCATAAAACAGAACCTTTTTTGGGCATTTATCTACAACCTGATAGGAATCCCAATTGCAGCGGGAATCCTCTACCCTATTAACGGATTTTTATTGAATCCGATGCTTGCGGGTGCTGCAATGGCTTTAAGCAGTGTGAGCGTGGTAAGTAACAGCCTGCGTTTAAAATGGAAGAAATAGTCAAAATCCATTAAATGAAAACTAATAATTTACTATTAAAATAAAAAACATGAAAACAGAAAATAACAGCTTACAATTTAAAACGAACATCAACTGCGATGGCTGTATTGCCAAAGTAACACCTTTTCTTAATGATGCCAAAGGCATTTTCCAATGGGAAGTGGATACAGAAAACAAAGACAAAATTCTCACCATAAAAACCGATGGAATTACCAAAGAAGAAATAATAGAAAAAGTACAGGAAGCAGGATTTAAAATTGAATCGTTAAACTAATAACTTTGACAGCTGTTCCTGAATGATGTAAATCTTATAAGCCGGAAATGCTGTATCAAAAACATTCAATCAGTATTAAGGCTTTCGGCACAGCACTTTTAATATTAAAAAAAACAGCTAAATATATTTTTTTTTCAAAATTAAAACAACACACTGGTCGAGAGGCTGGTGTTTTTTATTTGAGTTATAATGACCATGAATTTTAGTTCTTCAAAATCAATTCTTGCAAAAAAACCAACAAAAAGTAGTAGATTCGCATCAATAAAAATCTAGGCTTTAAAAAGATTTGAAACAAATAAAAAACAGTTTCTAAAACACTTAAAATGGCATCAGGCTTTTTC of Flavobacterium marginilacus contains these proteins:
- a CDS encoding heavy-metal-associated domain-containing protein, coding for MKTENNSLQFKTNINCDGCIAKVTPFLNDAKGIFQWEVDTENKDKILTIKTDGITKEEIIEKVQEAGFKIESLN